One genomic segment of Labrus bergylta chromosome 17, fLabBer1.1, whole genome shotgun sequence includes these proteins:
- the gnaz gene encoding guanine nucleotide-binding protein G(z) subunit alpha has product MGCRQSSEEKEAARRSRRIDRHLRSESQRQRREIKLLLLGTSNSGKSTIVKQMKIIHSGGFNLEACKEYKPLILYNAIDSLTRIIRALTTLKIEFHNPDRAYDAVQLFALTGPAESKGEITPELLGVMKRLWADSGVQECFQRSNEYHLEDNTAYYLNDLDRISASEYIPTVEDILRSRDMTTGIVENKFTFKELTFKMVDVGGQRSERKKWIHCFEGVTAIIFCVELSGYDLKLYEDNQTSRMAESLRLFDSICNNNWFTNTSLILFLNKKDLLAEKIKRIPLTVCFPDYKGQNTYEEAAVYVQRQFEDLNRNKETKEIYSHFTCATDTSNIQFVFDAVTDVIIQNNLKYIGLC; this is encoded by the exons ATGGGATGCCGTCAGAGCTCGGAGGAGAAGGAAGCGGCTCGGCGCTCGCGGCGAATTGACCGCCACTTGCGCTCGGAGAGTCAACGGCAGCGGCGCGAAATCAAGCTCTTGTTGCTGGGCACCAGCAACTCAGGCAAGAGCACCATTGTCAAGCAGATGAAGATCATCCATAGTGGAGGTTTCAACCTGGAGGCGTGCAAGGAGTACAAGCCCCTAATCCTGTACAATGCCATCGACTCACTCACCCGCATCATTCGCGCCCTCACCACCCTCAAGATCGAATTTCACAATCCTGATCGCGCCTATGATGCTGTGCAGCTTTTTGCCCTCACAGGGCCGGCTGAGAGCAAGGGGGAGATCACTCCAGAGTTGCTGGGGGTCATGAAACGTCTGTGGGCCGACTCAGGGGTCCAGGAGTGCTTTCAACGATCCAATGAGTACCACTTAGAGGACAACACTGCCTACTATCTGAATGATCTGGACCGCATCTCTGCGTCTGAGTACATCCCCACTGTAGAGGACATCCTTCGATCCCGTGATATGACCACTGGCATTGTGGAGAACAAGTTCACCTTCAAGGAGCTCACCTTCAAGATGGTGGATGTGGGTGGACAGCgctcagagagaaagaagtggaTCCACTGCTTTGAGGGCGTGACTGCAATCATTTTCTGTGTCGAGCTAAGTGGCTATGACCTCAAACTCTACGAGGACAACCAGACG AGCCGTATGGCCGAGAGCTTGCGTCTGTTTGACTCCATCTGCAACAACAACTGGTTCACCAACACATCGCTTATTCTCTTCCTCAACAAGAAGGACCTGTTGGCGGAGAAGATCAAACGCATTCCTCTGACAGTGTGCTTCCCTGACTACAAAGGGCAGAACACCTATGAGGAGGCAGCTGTGTATGTCCAGCGGCAGTTTGAGGACCTCAACCGCAACAAGGAGACCAAGGAAATCTATTCGCACTTCACCTGTGCCACCGACACCAGCAACATCCAGTTTGTGTTCGACGCTGTCACGGACGTGATCATCCAGAACAATCTCAAGTACATTGGGCTGTGCTAG